DNA from Kwoniella newhampshirensis strain CBS 13917 chromosome 14, whole genome shotgun sequence:
gaagacgCCTGCTGGAACTACAAGGAGGATAGCTCACAGTTTTCGAGCCGTACTTGCTCCATTGCCAAAGCTGGACCCTTGCAATCTCGGCGGTGGCGGCATCCTCCTGCAATCACGAAGACCTTGAGCCTGCTTTCATTGTTTGATATTCTAGCGCGTTCAACTTACCATAAGGTAGTTGATGGGAACACAACCGTTGCCAGAGATCCATGCAGCGCAGTATGAGAGTGCACTGGAGTTCAATCTCAGTTCTACATTCATGTATCCCACCATATCATAAGTGGACGTAGTACTCACGCCGAGACGTTATCGCGAACACCTTGCTCAGTGACTTTACCGGGGACGGACGGGTCGGCGATCTGCTTGTCGGTCACCacaacatcttctctcctgaTGTGGTACTATTGAGTGGACTCGATCAGCTTTCTGTTCACACGGTGCCTCGAGGTAAGAGCCACCCGCCTGATTCTGCGCCTCAAGATGTACGAatgccactcacctggttTGGACCCTTCATGTGCTCGTTGAAAATATCCAAGGCGATTTTGACAAGAGCAGGGTGAGCCACCCAAGTACCGTCATGTCCCGCCGTAACTTCTCGCAATTTGTCCGCTCGGACCTTGGACATTGCTCTTTCGTTGGCGTCCGGGTCGTTCTTGATTGGGATCTGGGCCGACATGCCTCCCATAGCTGCGACCTTTCGCCTGTTGAACGACGGTCAGACACAAGACGGAGGAACGAGACGCAAGAATAGACTCACTTGTGACAAGtctggatgagaagacggaCGTAGGCGTCCATGAAAGGCACAGTCATAGTCACGTCGGAACGGTCAGGGAAGACACACGCCTTGTGGGCTCGTTGCTTCTTGATACTGCGAGCACAAGCACGATCAATCTCCCAATGCTTTCTCCCAGCAGTTCACATTCACTCACAAGCTGAAGATATAATCCCATCTACCGCAGTTCAATCCGGCCGAGTGCTCCTTCAACTCGTAAAGAATCTCCTCCATTTGGAAGGCGGCAGGCAATGTCTCGATGAGCACTGTTGCACGAATGGTTCCCTGCTTAAGTCCGAGGTGGGAAGTCGCAAGGCAGAAGACGTCATTCCACAGTCGAGCTTCGAGGTGATGCTCCATCTTGGGAAGGTAGAAGTAGGGACCGTGACCTCGCTTGATGAGCTCGGCAGCATTGTGGAAGAAGTAGAGACCAAAGTCGAAGAGCGAACCAGAGAGAGGTACGCCGTCGATAAGTACTCGAGGCTCAGGGAGGTGCCATCCTCGGGGGCTACAGTATTAACAAGCGGGTGAGTAAGGAATGATACATTGGTGAATGATACACTTACCGGACCAACAGCACGGCAGGTTTGTCAGTGAGCTT
Protein-coding regions in this window:
- a CDS encoding malate synthase A, giving the protein MSSASLPKGIHLTSSIPKGGEGIITAPGLEFLAILHRTFEGKRQELLKNREKVQAELDKGKPLTFLPETREIREAPAWRCAPPGPGLEDRRVEITGPTDRKMVINALNSGAKTFMADFEDSNSPTWSNLVLGQANLHDAIRRQIDFEINGKAYKLTDKPAVLLVRPRGWHLPEPRVLIDGVPLSGSLFDFGLYFFHNAAELIKRGHGPYFYLPKMEHHLEARLWNDVFCLATSHLGLKQGTIRATVLIETLPAAFQMEEILYELKEHSAGLNCGRWDYIFSFIKKQRAHKACVFPDRSDVTMTVPFMDAYVRLLIQTCHKRKVAAMGGMSAQIPIKNDPDANERAMSKVRADKLREVTAGHDGTWVAHPALVKIALDIFNEHMKGPNQYHIRREDVVVTDKQIADPSVPGKVTEQGVRDNVSAALSYCAAWISGNGCVPINYLMEDAATAEIARVQLWQWSKYGSKTDTGKTISPSYLQPIFSEESAKVSKLPGIDPHHVKIASEYMAQQVKAQWPSDFLTSDLLGYLEGVGTVGGQKKASL